A genome region from Quercus lobata isolate SW786 unplaced genomic scaffold, ValleyOak3.0 Primary Assembly Scq3eQI_2010, whole genome shotgun sequence includes the following:
- the LOC115973196 gene encoding germin-like protein subfamily 1 member 7 produces the protein MTKFVIVAILALAASLVSAYDPSPLQDFCVAVNYTDSAVFVNGKFCKDVATVTANDFFFSGLNIPGNTAASKLGSSVNLVNVDKLVGLNTLGISLARLDFASYGLNPPHIHPRGTELLVVMEGTLLVGFVTSNPNKLFTKVLNKGDVFVFPVGLIHFQFNIGQTNAVAFASLNSQNPGLITIANAIFGSNPPINLDVLAKAFQLDKNVVDYLQKQF, from the exons atgacaaaatttgTAATTGTGGCCATTTTGGCTTTGGCAGCCTCGCTTGTTTCAGCTTATGACCCGAGTCCTTTGCAAGACTTTTGTGTCGCAGTTAACTACACTGATTCTGCTG TATTTGtgaatggaaaattttgcaagGACGTAGCAACTGTCACAGCCAacgattttttcttttctggacTCAATATTCCTGGAAACACAGCTGCAAGTAAACTTGGATCAAGTGTCAATCTTGTGAACGTCGATAAATTAGTAGGTCTCAACACTCTAGGCATATCATTGGCTCGTCTTGACTTTGCATCATATGGCTTGAATCCTCCTCACATTCACCCACGTGGCACTGAGCTTTTGGTAGTCATGGAGGGTACTCTCTTGGTTGGATTTGTCACATCCAATCCAAACAAACTCTTTACCAAAGTTCTGAACAAGGGAGACGTCTTTGTATTCCCAGTTGGTCTCATTCACTTCCAGTTCAACATAGGGCAGACCAATGCTGTTGCATTTGCCAGTCTCAATAGTCAGAATCCTGGGTTGATTACCATAGCAAACGCAATCTTTGGATCTAATCCTCCAATCAATCTTGATGTTCTCGCCAAGGCCTTCCAGTTGGACAAGAATGTAGTTGATTATCTTCAGAAACAATTCTAG
- the LOC115973194 gene encoding germin-like protein subfamily 1 member 7, with amino-acid sequence MMRFVIVAILALATSLVSAYDPSPLQDFCVAINNTDSAVFVNGKFCKDPATVTANDFFFSGLNIPGNTAASKLGSSVNLVNVDKLSGLNTLGISLARLDFAPYGLNPPHIHPRGTELLVVMEGTLLVGFVTSNPNKLFTKVLNKGDVFVFPIGLIHFQFNIGQTNAVAFAGLSSQNPGLITIANAVFGSNPPINPDVLAKAFQLDKNVVDYLQKQF; translated from the exons ATGATGAGATTTGTAATTGTGGCCATTTTGGCTTTGGCAACCTCACTTGTTTCAGCTTATGACCCTAGTCCTTTGCAAGACTTTTGTGTCGCAATTAACAACACCGATTCTGCTG TATTTGtgaatggaaaattttgcaagGACCCAGCAACTGTTACAGCCAacgattttttcttttctggacTCAATATTCCTGGAAACACAGCTGCAAGTAAACTTGGATCAAGTGTCAATCTTGTGAACGTCGATAAATTATCAGGTCTCAACACTCTAGGCATATCTTTGGCTCGTCTTGACTTTGCACCATATGGATTGAATCCTCCTCACATTCACCCACGTGGCACTGAGCTTTTGGTAGTCATGGAGGGTACTCTCTTGGTTGGATTTGTCACATCCAACCCAAACAAACTCTTTACCAAAGTTCTAAATAAGGGAGATGTCTTTGTATTCCCAATTGGTCTCATTCATTTCCAGTTCAACATAGGGCAGACCAATGCTGTTGCATTTGCCGGTCTTAGCAGTCAGAATCCTGGGTTGATCACCATAGCAAACGCTGTCTTTGGATCTAATCCTCCAATCAATCCCGATGTTCTCGCCAAGGCCTTCCAGTTGGACAAGAATGTAGTTGATTATCTTCAGAAACAATTCTAG